TTCGTGCATATCGGGAGCAACCTAAGATCTCTTTGCGGCGATGGAAGCGCTCGCCCGAGAGATACGGCGACAGTGGCTCATTGCCTCTCACGAAGGTCCGCTCTCCCGTCGTGCGCATATGCTCCTGCTCGCGTCGTGCGCATACGCTCCAGCTCGTTCGCCGCGCTCCTCGACGAATCCCCGGATTGGCAGACCGGCCGCGCGATCCGCTCGGCGAGCGCCTTTCGGGCGACCTGAAGCCTGCCGGCGGCCGTGGCCGGGTTCAGCCCGTGCGCCCTGGCGTAGGACGTCAAGGGATGGGGACCTGCCGCGGCGAGGAGAAGATCGCGATGGTGCGCAGGCAGCTCGACGAGCCTGCGGAGCGCTGCGCGGGCAAGCAGCCTGCCGTCCAGATCGACGCTGCCTTCGTCGACAAGCGCGCGCGGATCGTCGACCGGGACCTCGCGGCGGACGTGGGCGCGCCCCAGGTGATGGCCTGCCTGCCGCCACGTGATGCCATGGAGCCAGCCCCGGAGCGCGCGGCGCGGCGCGCTCCGAGGATCAGGGCGGTACCTGCCAGCCTGGATGGCCTTCCAGGCGGCGATGAGCACGTCCTGGAGCACGTCCTCGCAGTCGCGCGCGTGGACGCCGCACGCGATGAGCCTGGACAGGATCAGGCGCCGCTCCGCGACGAGAGCGTCGAGGGGCGGCGATACCTCGGGGCGCAGCGACATCGAGAGTCCCGGAGCAGGCGGCGCGCCGCGCTTGCGACGGCTCATCGGGTTCTCCGGCGCACCGCGCCTCGGCAGACCGGCGCCAGGCAGCAGGGAGAGTGTTCGCGACGGTGGGTGGGTGTTCCGACGGCACGCCGCAGCACGCTGGTGTTGCGTTCTACGGTGAGCCGTCGCTCGTCGAATGACGCGTCCATGCGCGCGAGTTCTCCAGCGCACCCGCGCTTCGCTGCGAAATCGAGCGAGCACGCTCGTTTGCACGCCCGTGATATCGAGCGAGCACGCTCGTTTGCACGCCCGTGATACCGACACCGCGCTCGCGCCGGCGTGGTGATGGGTCGAGC
The DNA window shown above is from Sorangium aterium and carries:
- a CDS encoding RNA polymerase sigma factor, which gives rise to MSRRKRGAPPAPGLSMSLRPEVSPPLDALVAERRLILSRLIACGVHARDCEDVLQDVLIAAWKAIQAGRYRPDPRSAPRRALRGWLHGITWRQAGHHLGRAHVRREVPVDDPRALVDEGSVDLDGRLLARAALRRLVELPAHHRDLLLAAAGPHPLTSYARAHGLNPATAAGRLQVARKALAERIARPVCQSGDSSRSAANELERMRTTRAGAYAHDGRADLRERQ